The Arachis ipaensis cultivar K30076 chromosome B07, Araip1.1, whole genome shotgun sequence genomic interval NNNNNNNNNttattataaatataaatattaaataataaaaaatggacTAATTAACAGATATGAAATGTGCTTATTAATCCATTCTAATATGTAATATGATCAAGAattattactttttatttatttttgctgaCTATACTTTTTATTATTCGTAATTTAATTAATGTGTATAGCACTATAAGTTTAAATAAGGATGCAGCTATGAATGTTGTCAATTATATTTGAATCGTCTGCTATCATGACACAGACATGAAACACGATACGACACGAAATACGTTaatatacaaattttaaaatcttataagatataaaatataaaatatttttttagataaatcgtaatggtattttgatattttactgatattcaaatataaattaatttttttaattatttttaatatcttattttaattatataaagtatttaaaatattttttattttaataaataataatatatactatatctaaatttatttcaaaaatatatgttaagaataaaattGGATACGCTCATACATGATGGTATTTAGGTTTGTATAAGCGTgttcggagaagaattttttatttttttttattaaaacacggttggacacagcagacacgcatGTCGGACGAGTgccggtgagtgtcgtgtccaaaatgtgtccgacaTGCGGACACGGCAACTCAGCAAAGTGTCAGTGCTTCATGCCAAAAATATTATTACcattaatggaagatctaattcgttattattaaaaataaattataaaaaaataaaatatcttaaattatttaacatataaaatgttaaaataaacaaatttaaGATGAGTGGAGAGAAGTAAATTTTGATCGTTGTTAGCAATGCAGGGCAAAGTACATACATACATTAGTtgtatgttatttttttatattgttacTATTTATCATTGAAATATTGATGTTTTAGAAGCTTTGTTCAATGTTTTATTGTCATGCTAtgggaatatttttaaaaaaattggttgATGTTGGTTGAAAAAAGTTAGTTAGCTAGAATCATTCTTTTTAAAAAACATGGGAATATAACATTCCTAAAACAATTAGCACTCAGACATATTTTATAAAACTAACAACAAATGtgggtatttttaaaataattattcttggGGATTTAACATAATGGCCCAATTTaccaaataaagaaataaatagatAACACCCCATAATATCTTTCTCTTAATTTATCAACACTGAATCATCAGAGTGGTGCATGACTTTCTCTATTACTCATCACAGCCCCACCCCCATAATGTCTAATCTGATTCATACGATCAACTTTGTTTATGAACAAGAGAAAGAGAGTTCAAAAATATTTTAGCACTTCCTTCACTTTTTCTGTGTATCTCTTCAGAACCATCTATTTTCCCGCAAAATCGCCTTAACTATATTGATCACCTTTAAACCGTATGATTTTGATGAAATTTATTATAATTCCCTTTGTTTGTTCATGTAGCATAAATATTATTTGCTTAAAAAGTGTTTAATAGTACAGtgaataaaaatatcaaatttatCATTACCAAAACATCATGGAAGGTACGTATTTATACTTTAAATTTATCAGTGGAGCTGAATTTTGCAGACTCAAGAGACGAGTATAATTTGCCCAAAAGATTTGATTAGCTTTGGTTAGCACCTACTTCACATAGATATATTCATCCATTTAATTTTACTCGTCTGCCAGTGGTTTTGAGCAAGTCAAATACTAAACAAACATGCCCTTCTCAATACACACTACAACTAAATAAATTTTATGTCTTAGCATTGCATCCTCTGATCCTCACTAGTTTCACCATGCAGATAGGAGTCACTCTTGAGTGTCAGAAACTGGATTAGTACTGAAAGTTAGAACACTGTATGGTTGTGGTGCCACATCAATAACATCTTCATTAACCATATCCACATCATTGCAACCCAACTTGAATATGTTTTTCTGATAGAAGCTAGTAATGTCTTTCATGGTTGGTCTCTCACGCGGCTTCCTCTTGGTGCATCTTAATGCCAATAAAAGCACCTCAGTGACTTGCCTTGCTAATACTCCGGAATTGGGAAATGCATTTGCAATGTCTGGATCAAGAATCTCCTCAATTTTGCCTGTTTCCAACCAGATAGAGCTAACCCAACTAACTAAACCGGTCACATTTCTTTCCTCCTCAATAACCACTCTCTTTCTTGTTAGTAACTCAAGCAGAACTACCCCATAGCTGTACACATCAGACTTTCTGCTCTGCACTATTACATATGCATTCTCTGTTTCAGGGGACAACACAACCATGTTAGAGAGATACTATGCATGTATCATCACATTAGAGAAGCAGAAATTACTATTAGCTATGAAAGTGGTCTGCAAAATGCAAATCAATTGAAAAGTTTAGGAgaaagtttttcttttttttccctttgttCTGATAGTTTATATAAACAATTAAACACTTGACCACTCAGAGAGAGAGAAGTACAGAGTGCATCAAGATCCTTCTACCAGTCTCAACACTAAAAACAATTATCAACATCCAAAACTTTAATCTAGCTCAGGAGAAAGATCTACGTACCTGGTGCGATATAACCAGCAGTACCTACAACATATGTTGAAAGCTTTTTCCAAGAATGAGATTGACTATAAGAATGCTCAGCAAGATTCCTATAGAGGGAAGTACCAAAATCAGATATAAGAGGCTCCATCTGATCATCAAGAAGTATATTCTGTGGCTTTATGTCTCTATGCACTATGGGTGTAGTGTGATCATGATGCAGATATTTTAGTCCATGTGCAATTCCAACAGCAATGTTAAGCCGTATACTCCAACTTAAGGGTGGTGGGGGATATTTCTCATGCAAAATATCATGGAGGCTTCCATTCTTCATGTACTTATATAAGACCATACCATAGTTCTCTCCTATCCAGTAGCCTGCAAAAGAGACCAAGTTTCTATGCTTGATCCCTCCCAGCACTTCAATTTCTTTCCGCATAATATGTAAATACTTCCTCTTGTTCCTTTCGAATGCAAACTTCTTTACAGCAAAAGTTGTATAACCCAGTTGAGCTCTATAAACAATACCATGAGCTCCTCTGCCAATAATGTATTGATCATTTAGGTTATCTGTAGCCTCCATCACTATTTCGTGAAGGGAAGCTGACTGGTTTTCAGTTAAGAACCTCATTTCTTCGTTGTAAAGAAAACCGATCCTTCCGGCTCCTCTTTCAATAGCAGAACCCCATTTTTCACCATAGACATCATTCTTCATTTCTTTCTTGCGGAGATACATCAAAAGTAAAGCTACCAGTATAGCTGAAACAAACAGTGAGGATCCTAGTTCTATCACTAAAATTACCAATGCACTGATGCCTTTGTGATCAGTTGATTGATAGGGACATGGCTTCAAATTACAAGTGTTGGTCCAATCCAGGCCACTAGAAGGAGAACAACTGACATTTAAATGGGGATTGCCCAAGAAAGAAGATGATGAGGAATCCAGAAACTTGCAGAGGGATGTTGGAACAAGACCATACAAGAAATTATATGAAATATTGATCTCAATCAATGGTACTTGAGCAAGAACATCTATGTTTCCTGTCAAATTGTTCAGTGATATGTCCAGACTTTGCAATTCTTGTAGTTGCCCAAGTTCTAAAGGAATCACACCTGTCAATCCATTGCTACTCAAATTCAACCCATAGAACAGCTTCTGCAGTTTTCCCAATGATGGAGGAATTGTTCCTCCAATTAAATTTCCACCAAGTTGTAGTTCACGAAGCTTGCTAAGTTCTGAGAAAAAGCTCGGGATACCACCTGTAAAATGATTCTCTCTTAAAATTAATGTGGTTATCCCTGTCCAGTTCCTCAGACTTGATGGGAAGGAACCGTTTAGGGAATTGAATCCAACATCAAAATGATCCATTTTAGTACAATTTGACAGCTGTGGTGGCAAAGGTCCTTCCAAATTGTTGTGTGAAACATCCAAAATCGTAAGATTCACAAGCTTTCCAAGTGCAAATGGTATGAGTCCAGTAAGTTTGTTCATTGACATGTTAATTGCAGCAAGATTTGTACAATTTTCTAGACTTGGTGGAATTGGTCCACTGATGTTGTTCTTGCTTATGTGTAAGTACTTGAGGTTCATATTACTCTCAAAAACAGGAAGAGACCCAGTGAAATTATTTTCACTGAGAATCAGCATACTTAGACTTGTACACCTTCCTACATCAGAAGGTATGTTACCTTGAAGTCGATTAGATCCCATGTTCAGCACTTGTAACTTCTTTTGAAAGCAAAGACTTGGTGGAAGATTACCAGTGAACTTATTATTTGTAAAGTCCAGTTTCACTATGCTGCTATTGATTCCCAAGTCTTGAGGAATGACTCCTGAGAACTGGTTGTCAAACAAAGACATAGTCTTTAGATTCTTGAGCTTTGCTATCTCCAAAGATAGTTCCCCACTCAATCTGTTCTCATTCAGAAACAATTCCTCTAGTTTACTGCAATTACCAATGGATGAAGGAATCGTACCTGACAACCTATTACCATGTAAGTGTAACCTTAACAGCTCAGTCAAGTTCCCAATACTGGTTGGTATAGGACCACTGAGATGGTTATTGTGAAGGTTCATTTCTTCAAGCTGACGAATTTGAAACAAGGAATCTGGAATCGCACCACCCAATAGATTAGACGACAAATTCATGCTGCGTAAGCTTTGCAACTTCTTGAAGCTACTTGGTATCAGTCCGCTAAAGCTGTTATTAGAAAGGTCTAAGACCTGAAGCAAAGTACAGTTACTTAGCTCTGAAGGTACCTCTCCTAAGAAACCATTATTCGACAACACAAGGGTCTGCAAGCGATGTAATTGTCCTATTTCTGGTCCAAGTTGACCTTGAATCCCAAGATCACTGAGGTTAAGGGAGATCACATCATAGGCATGGTTGCATTGGACTCCAATCCATTTGCACGGAACAGAATCAGAGTCCTTCCAGGTGGAGTTTATGATGAGTGGAACAAAGGTCCAATGATTCAAGAGTGAAAGGAGAGTGACACCATCAGAGACAAGAGCAGAAGCATTATACAAGGAGGTAGAGAAGCAAAGAATCAAGAAGAGAAGTGTGACACTACTAGTCATACGCATAGTGACAAAAGCCATACAAGGTAAGTAAGTAGCAGTTAACAAAAATGGTTGGACAAAGTATTAAGTGTTTGGAATGAATGAGATTTTTTTGTGCTTGGAGTTGACGAGTCTGAGTTTCACTTAAGCGAACGTGGTTTGGGGATACACGGTTTAGGTAATTAAGGGGTGTAATTGTGGAAGAATTTCTTTCAAACTGCGAGGGAGGTGCTCTATTCATTAAGTGTCAGTATTTTATTGTTGATATTTTTTCCCCAAAGTTAGGATTGTGACTTCATCCCGAAATTTCTAGTTGAGAAGGAAAAGATTATATCATTTGAGTTTTTGTTTGTTGGCTTTTATCGTTGACATTTATTGCAGTTTGTTTTGGTTGGTGTATAAATGGTATTTTACATCCTACTCCAAAATAGTATTGTGTATAATAGTTAATTAAATGAAGAATATTAAAAGATTataagaatttattatttttggctatcaaataatcattaatgtttaaaagtataagataaaatatattattgaatAATTAGACTACAAAAATTGAGTTAATAGCTAAATAAATTCTGATAacctctaatatttttctaattaaacAAACATTTAACATGAAACTTTGAAGGAAGTTCTTTAGTACTTGTTATGGTGAATATATTTTGAAagataattaatttcaatttacttttcttttggaaaataagaataattcTCTTTATAATAAACCACCTGAATTTAGTCATCAAAAGATAACACACATTGGATTCACgtgctcttttttctttttataatcgTCATAATCAGATTTAATGTTATTTTAGATCCTTTAGTATAAGTTTATCCTCCATCGACCATCAACTATTTACTACTGCCTAAATTATTTTAACGTACCATCCATAATCATGTAAAACTTGATTCTAAAAGCCAATTGATCCTACGGTTTAATAATTATTTTCTAGATGTTTCATTTGAATTTGGAATCCCTTATTTGATTTCTATTCTCCCCTTTGATACTAATATACACTATACTAcccattttttataatttaaaaaattgtatatttttgttttttatttttgaataattatattaaattatatacaaattacaaataaatctttaaaattaaCATTAATCAACATATTATATAaacaatataatattttttaatttatactaTATAGTATAATTAATTTAGTTATCCACACATCGTGTAGGTCTTAAGTCTAGTTTGAATAGCAAATAAGGTATTAATAAAGTAACAATTTATTATACGCTAAGTTTGTATTTTACTACATGCAGTCATGCACGCACTACCATTGTAGCAAACGGTATATAGATCTGAATTGCCTGATTATGACTGAATTCAAGTGCATTATGAGCGAGGCGTAATCAAGAAATCGAGCATATATTTAGTGCAAATATAAATCGATAagatataattatatatagaacGTAACTTAAAAGTAAAAAACTTACATTATCAAACAGCATTGAAGGAATTTCCACCATAGATATGGTTACTACAGTTAGCAAAAGATATTAACATATAAGCAAGCCTCTAATGAATTTACAGAAATAGAGGATGAGCAGGGATTCTAGATTACTTAGACCTACGTTGGTGTCAATGTAATAAGAGATTGTACAAAGTGAAGATCCAAGTTACATTAATAAAGTCTGCAACGTACTTAAAATGGTTGACATCAAACAATGCTCGCAGCCAACCAATTTTATCAGATCACGGATGTCAGATGCACCTAAAAtgcgaatattatattaaatcatATACAATAGGCACAATGGGGCTAGTACGTTGCACAATTAGTGTGCAAGTCATTACAGTCAAACAAGTTACAAAATTAGGATATTATATGGGggaaaaaaggggaaaaagtttTTTCCATCAATGAATAGCAACTCGTCTTTCGTAAGAAAGTTATTAATCTTATATCAAGATAAGAAAATGGCTGACACTAGAAAAGAAAATAGCTGTAAGCATACATACAAAGTTTCTAAAATTTGTAGTTTCTTAATGCAATACAACAGCAAAACCGGGGGGTCACCACACAGAGAGAGGTCCAAGTGAGAATGGTAGTTTTACGAGTGCAAGGAACAAATTTGAGTCATCAGATTTTACATCAACTAGAATGAGACACTGCTGTTGCGTAGACTCAAATAAATATCAAAAGTgactaataaatattataaaaataattttaaatacatAAATATGAATAcgaataataaattattttttgaaaagtatatattttgaattatagTNNNNNNNNNNNNNNNNNNNNNNNNNNNNNNNNNNNNNNNNNNNNNNNNNNNNNNNNNNNNNNNNNNNNNNNNNNNNNNNNNNNNNNNNNNNNNNNNNNNNNNNNNNNNNNNNNNNNNNNNNNNNNNNNNNNNNNNNNNNNNNNNNNNNNNNNNNNNNNNNNNNNNNNNNNNNNNNNNNNNNNNNNNNNNNNNNNNNNNNNNNNNNNNNNNNNNNNNNNNNNNNNNNNNNNNNNNNNNNNNNNNNNNNNNNNNNNNNNNNNNNNNNNNNNNNNNNNNNNNNNNNNNNNNNNNNNNNNNNNNNNNNNNNNNNNNNNNNNNNNNNNNNNNNNNNNNNNNNNNNNNNNNNNNNNNNNNNNNNNNNNNNNNNNNNNNNNNNNNNNNNNNNNNNNNNNNNNNNNNNNNNNNNNNNNNNNNNNNNNNNNNNNNNNNNNNNNNNNNNNNNNNNNNNNNNNNNNNNNNNNNNNNNNNNNNNNNNNNNNNNNNNNNNNNNNNNNNNNNNNNNNNNNNNNNNNNNNNNNNNNNNNNNNNNNNNNNNNNNNNNNNNNNNNNNNNNNNNNNNNNNNNNNNNNNNNNNNNNNNNNNNNNNNNNNNNNNNNNNNNNNNNNNNNNNNNNNNNNNNNNNNNNNNNNNNNNNNNNNNNNNNNNNNNNNNNNNNNNNNNNNNNNNNNNNNNNNNNNNNNNNNNNNNNNNNNNNNNNNNNNNNNNNNNNNNNNNNNNNNNNNNNNNNNNNNNNNNNNNNNNNNNNNNNNNNNNNNNNNNNNNNNNNNNNNNNNNNNNNNNNNNNNNNNNNNNNNNNNNNNNNNNNNNNNNNNNNNNNNNNNNNNNNNNNNNNNNNNNNNNNNNNNNNNNNNNNNNNNNNNNNNNNNNNNNNNNNNNNNNNNNNNNNNNNNNNNNNNNNNNNNNNNNNNNNNNNNNNNNNNNNNNNNNNNNNNNNNNNNNNNNNNNNNNNNNNNNNNNNNNNNNNNNNNNNNNNNNNNNNNNNNNNNNNNNNNNNNNNNNNNNNNNNNNNNNNNNNNNNNNNNNNNNNNNNNNNNNNNNNNNNNNNNNNNNNNNNNNNNNNNNNNNNNNNNNNNNNNNNNNNNNNNNNNNNNNNNNNNNNNNNNNNNNNNNNNNNNNNNNNNNNNNNNNNNNNNNNNNNNNNNNNNNNNNNNNNNNNNNNNNNNNNNNNNNNNNNNNNNNNNNNNNNNNNNNNNNNNNNNNNNNNNNNNNNNNNNNNNNNNNNNNNNNNNNNNNNNNNNNNNNNNNNNNNNNNNNNNNNNNNNNNNNNNNNNNNNNNNNNNNNNNNNNNNNNNNNNNNNNNNNNNNNNNNNNNNNNNNNNNNNNNNNNNNNNNNNTAGGTGGTAAACATTTTAAGATTTTATGTAAAGTAATTATTTGTATAATCTCTAAAGTTATCATTACTAATTTATGTTTCAAGATTAAAACTGCATATATCTATATTGTTAACTATTTTAATAAGTACAAATAAATTGTATTTTTTCACTGCATAGGATTAAaacataaatattaaaataaaataacattaaataACTACCTTAATTTGAATCAATTCAAAAGTAAACGTTgtacaaattataattttatctaAATTTGTTATATTTATTGGTGTGTTTTATAATACTATGatagataaagtatattttttgtccttaaagtttgttaaaagttttaaaaatatccttaagttttattttatttcaattttgttccaaaaattttcgatttgcatcaaatatatcccagacggctaatttttcaaaaaatttaggacTAATTTAGCAACAATTTCACAAGATCAGCCTTCAACACAAGTAAATTGGACAGTTGTCATGCATTATTGCTGGATTAATCCTAAACTTTCTAAatttatatttgatgcaaattgaaaactttagggacaaaattaaagcaaaataaaacttaagaatatttttaaaatttttgacaaacttcaaggacaaaaaatataatttacccTACTATAAAGTAAATGAAAAAAGTAATGGATTATTAGGCATAAAGTTAATTGTGATAATCTAAAACTATGAATTAGcaatatttaatttttcttctaTAAAAGAAACTATATAAGAGTAGCTTGACGTCTTTCAACTATAGTATAAACCGCTCATtggtttttaatttttgaaacaaTCTAGCACACTCATTTcccataaattattttataaaaaatgcaATTGTAAAAACAAATGAATAAtcaacttatttttgaaaatagttattAAATATGAATTGAATAATAAAGAGgacatttaaaattattaaaaagagaTTTTAATTGGAAAGATTACCTTGTTAATTATTATGGAAACTGTTACAAGAATTAACATTGAGGTTGAAAGAAAATATATATTTGGTTTCACAATAAAATTACATCTATACTAATATGCTGACATGGCGAAATTCTAAGAAATCTATATGTAATTAGTTGAATATAGAATGACTTTGGTATCAACTTTTATATAGATAAaattgatgattgattgattgatagATAGATAGATGGATGGAATGATTTTTTTAGGTGCTAAATGACTTTTTAACATCTTTTAATCCTAACTATCCATATATATGGCTATAACTTGCAGTCTGGATTTGTGTCTCTCGCATTCATATAAGACTACTACTCTTGCTAAATAAAtctcctatatatgtatataatctGGACCACAACCATATATAGATAGTCAAAGAATTGTTAAAAAGACCATATGACCAATTAAGAATTAAGAATTCATGCAACTTTAATCTTGACCATTGATGTAAAAGATATAACCCAAATTTATTTCTCTCATAAAAGCACTCCTCTCACTTGGACCTCTCCCTATATAGTGCGAGTTAGCTTAGTAGAATACCAATAGGCACTAAGTGCCACCAGAAGGAAAATTTTCCATCCTAGCAAGATCAACAGCCGCAGCTATTATAAAAATGTTTCATGTTATTTTCAAAACCTTTAACTCCATAGCAGAAATGTTATGAGGTTCTCTAACCTTATTCAGCATTTTGCATCTGATCATGCTCGATAAATTCTAGAGCATCGTCCTTGGATACAACATTAACACGGCTAACCCGGCTTTTATGCGTTACTCCATAGATCTTGTCAGCAACTTTCACAAGCTCTGGGCGGAATGTTGTTGTGATAAATTGTGTGGTTGAAAAGTCTGCCAGACGGCGGATCATATCTAGGGAAGTTAAGGATCCCAAGACAACAATATAAAATGGAATCTTGATATCAGTCAATAAGGCAAGCATAATAATTGTTAAATTTAAATATCACCAAAAGCCCATATCTGAATCTAAACATTTCCCAACTGCCTCCTCCAAAGCACATTGATTGCAAGCATGGATAAATTGGAACTTTATATTATATatcttcaataaaaaaatatatatatattttgaaacaaaaatGTAATTTACGAAGTAATAAAGCCTCACCAATGCAACAAGACCAAGGCTAAAATAGACTTCTCCAAATGAAAGATGAAGCACTGCCCTTTGAAATTCACTTGAAATTGTATTTCTCATGTAAAACTGTAAATTTTAATGTAAATGTACCTGCATTTCCCTCTACTAGAAGCACTTAATGCAAGAACTTAACCTGTATCTTGGTGCTTAGGTACGTTTAACAGCAATAATTACGAGAGAAAACAAACGTGAAGGTATTTCCCTGGCCTTTTGAGATGAACCTTAAATGAAAGAAGGGAACATGATAAATATGTTGGAATAATAAAAATTGTTTGAACTATTTTGGATATCAAGAAAAACCTATTGTGTCATTTGATTGATGAATCTCACCTAGTAGGATAAGTCTTTTTAGCTGTCAAAGAACCATGCAAGTAACAGCTTTAGTATTTAGAGGAGATGGTCACAAGATGACTATTATATAAGCactataaaattttattgaaCCACAGATGCAATACAAGTGACTGAAGAATCACAACCAGTTAATTGCCATGAAAATAAGATAGCAAGAGTAATAAAAGGATACTTCCAACAGCAGTTCTGTATTGTGGATCCAGAGCCGCATCAATCTCATCAA includes:
- the LOC107608090 gene encoding receptor-like protein kinase isoform X2 produces the protein MAFVTMRMTSSVTLLFLILCFSTSLYNASALVSDGVTLLSLLNHWTFVPLIINSTWKDSDSVPCKWIGVQCNHAYDVISLNLSDLGIQGQLGPEIGQLHRLQTLVLSNNGFLGEVPSELSNCTLLQVLDLSNNSFSGLIPSSFKKLQSLRSMNLSSNLLGGAIPDSLFQIRQLEEMNLHNNHLSGPIPTSIGNLTELLRLHLHGNRLSGTIPSSIGNCSKLEELFLNENRLSGELSLEIAKLKNLKTMSLFDNQFSGVIPQDLGINSSIVKLDFTNNKFTGNLPPSLCFQKKLQVLNMGSNRLQGNIPSDVGRCTSLSMLILSENNFTGSLPVFESNMNLKYLHISKNNISGPIPPSLENCTNLAAINMSMNKLTGLIPFALGKLVNLTILDVSHNNLEGPLPPQLSNCTKMDHFDVGFNSLNGSFPSSLRNWTGITTLILRENHFTGGIPSFFSELSKLRELQLGGNLIGGTIPPSLGKLQKLFYGLNLSSNGLTGVIPLELGQLQELQSLDISLNNLTGNIDVLAQVPLIEINISYNFLYGLVPTSLCKFLDSSSSSFLGNPHLNVSCSPSSGLDWTNTCNLKPCPYQSTDHKGISALVILVIELGSSLFVSAILVALLLMYLRKKEMKNDVYGEKWGSAIERGAGRIGFLYNEEMRFLTENQSASLHEIVMEATDNLNDQYIIGRGAHGIVYRAQLGYTTFAVKKFAFERNKRKYLHIMRKEIEVLGGIKHRNLVSFAGYWIGENYGMVLYKYMKNGSLHDILHEKYPPPPLSWSIRLNIAVGIAHGLKYLHHDHTTPIVHRDIKPQNILLDDQMEPLISDFGTSLYRNLAEHSYSQSHSWKKLSTYVVGTAGYIAPV
- the LOC107608090 gene encoding receptor-like protein kinase isoform X1, which codes for MAFVTMRMTSSVTLLFLILCFSTSLYNASALVSDGVTLLSLLNHWTFVPLIINSTWKDSDSVPCKWIGVQCNHAYDVISLNLSDLGIQGQLGPEIGQLHRLQTLVLSNNGFLGEVPSELSNCTLLQVLDLSNNSFSGLIPSSFKKLQSLRSMNLSSNLLGGAIPDSLFQIRQLEEMNLHNNHLSGPIPTSIGNLTELLRLHLHGNRLSGTIPSSIGNCSKLEELFLNENRLSGELSLEIAKLKNLKTMSLFDNQFSGVIPQDLGINSSIVKLDFTNNKFTGNLPPSLCFQKKLQVLNMGSNRLQGNIPSDVGRCTSLSMLILSENNFTGSLPVFESNMNLKYLHISKNNISGPIPPSLENCTNLAAINMSMNKLTGLIPFALGKLVNLTILDVSHNNLEGPLPPQLSNCTKMDHFDVGFNSLNGSFPSSLRNWTGITTLILRENHFTGGIPSFFSELSKLRELQLGGNLIGGTIPPSLGKLQKLFYGLNLSSNGLTGVIPLELGQLQELQSLDISLNNLTGNIDVLAQVPLIEINISYNFLYGLVPTSLCKFLDSSSSSFLGNPHLNVSCSPSSGLDWTNTCNLKPCPYQSTDHKGISALVILVIELGSSLFVSAILVALLLMYLRKKEMKNDVYGEKWGSAIERGAGRIGFLYNEEMRFLTENQSASLHEIVMEATDNLNDQYIIGRGAHGIVYRAQLGYTTFAVKKFAFERNKRKYLHIMRKEIEVLGGIKHRNLVSFAGYWIGENYGMVLYKYMKNGSLHDILHEKYPPPPLSWSIRLNIAVGIAHGLKYLHHDHTTPIVHRDIKPQNILLDDQMEPLISDFGTSLYRNLAEHSYSQSHSWKKLSTYVVGTAGYIAPENAYVIVQSRKSDVYSYGVVLLELLTRKRVVIEEERNVTGLVSWVSSIWLETGKIEEILDPDIANAFPNSGVLARQVTEVLLLALRCTKRKPRERPTMKDITSFYQKNIFKLGCNDVDMVNEDVIDVAPQPYSVLTFSTNPVSDTQE